CCCCGCTGGATACTCGTATCAATACTGACAACGTTACTAAACAGCAGTTGACTCTCGATCGAGGTTAAGACCGTTTTAATTATAACAGCGTCGAGTAGGCGATTAGCCGGCCGCTCTCGGAGCCGGAGCCgagtcatttaattaattttcaccgTTCCCGTGTCCGTCGAGTGGGCTCATCGATCAACTGGCCGGGAATGCCTTCTATCGCGGGAATTGCGACCAGCAAGCTCCTAGAAACAAAAGGGGGATAACCGAAGGATAAAAAGAGCGGTTATTAATCTCGCAATCGCCCGTTACGCGACAGCAACGAATACTGTTTCAACGGATTACCCGACTCGTTATAGTACTCGGACGGTTTCTGGTCCAGCGATTTTATCATCGGCGGGAACTATTGAATTTTAACGAGCCCTCGCTAATAAATCGGCGATTTCTTTCGGGGAGATTTAACGTTTCGGAGATAATGGATGTTTGCAGGGGATAATAAGAACTTTGTAGAAGTAATTAAAGATTGAAGGAAGTAATGTTGGATTTTGATCGAGTTGTGATTGTGTTTTATTGGTAGTCGATTAAAGAGTAAGAAAATGGGAAACGAAGGAATATAATTGTAGTTCTGAATAGTTCGAATTGTACAAGGAAGATATTTATGTCGAATGTAAATACtcatttgaagaaataaatgtatgaaaCTGTGAATATGTAAAGGACTAAGGGAAACCAGAAGATAAtacgaacaaaatgaaaatgcCATTTCATTTGGTTGAGATAACGATTTTATGTGTAGGTTTCCCTTTTTAAAGAAGTTTTATTATCAGTTTCGTGGTGAAATGTTTCAATGAAGCAAAATGATAGAAGcattataatagtaaaaattaattctaagaATACAAAGATCTATTTTCTAcgctagaaaatatttttattatcattaggGCACGTTATTAACTGCTACCGTCCGAACACCTATATCATCACACTGTGGTGAACATGCAAACGATAAATCTCCGCAAATTAATGCAATAACTTCATAAAGGTCAAACTCATAAGAAACTAGGAGTTCCCTAACTCACGTTGATTAAAACttcttgttagttttaatcTCTGAAACATGGTTGTAAATTTCGTTATATGTTCAAAATGGCGTCAACCTAGGTTTGTATATAATATGAGACAAGACttattttgatattgaataaatataacagGACTACAGGTATTTCtgtaaatatatacttttaccgataaaatttcatttttattagactgaaaataaactaaaaattatatttttattagaatcatGTACAGATTATTGCTTTATTCttcaaaaaaaaattaattgcacaTCAAGAAACACTTGAAAGTATAAAGTTACTTGATATTTGTTCAAAGATTTTTAAGAAGCCGTCAATCTTTTTTCAGGATGGCTGGGCGCGATCTCAACAGGCGTCGCTTTGCTGGTTTCTCCCGTGACGATAGCGTTCTGCCGAAGGAAAAGCACAAGACTTACAGCAGTTCTAGGCGGTCTCGTTACAGCACTCGGTTGCCTGTTCACTTCGTTCGCTACGCAGTTCCATCAGCTGTTCTTCAGCTATGGAACCGTTGTTGGTGAGTCGACTTGCAATTGTAAATCCTAAACGATTATAAGCAACAgagaaatcaatattataacattaacaacaataaaatatatacttgcAACAATTATAAACACAATTAGTATAATATGACACTTATTAATCACCAttaatcattaacgataaataaaacatgCTAACTACTTTTTATTACCTTCTATCCTGTTCTTATCGTGACCAATAAATGaactgttaattaataaataaaatcctgtctaataaattaattgttaattaataaatgaaaaattaatttcaaaagtcTTCTGAATTTTCATGCAACATTCATATACTATAGTTCTGTTATCAAAAGTCGTTATAGGAAGAAAACCTTGCACTATTTATCACAGGTATAGGAGTTGGCATGACAAGGGACTGCAGTACGCTGATGGTAGCGCAGTATTTTAAACGAAGAAGGGAGTTGGTCGAGATCTTCGTCGTGTCCGGAAGTGGCCTTGGTATTGCCGTCATGTCGGCTTTTATAAAAGGAGCTATTAGGTATACGCTTGAATAATGAATTCAGTACCTAGCAATCGTGCAGTTTAAATTGAATAACGTTCggaattgaaaaagaagaaaaagttaaATTTATGAATACTTAATCACTGTTAAAGCTGATGGATAAAAGAAAATGTTCGAAGAATATTTCCCAGTTGTTTTACATTGTTGATTTAGTTTCTTACTCCCCCTGGTGAATTATCTTGCAGTCAACTTCTAAAACATTGATAAACGACGTGACTTATCTTCTTTTCAGTAAAATCGGCTGGCGTCTGGGCCTCCAGGCGGTGACCGGCGTAGTTTTTCTCACTTTTATCCTGGGCACTTTTTATCGAAGCGCGTCCCTCTACCATCCGCAACGAAGGGCGATTCTACACCTGAAAAATCAAAAGCGCAAGATCAAAGATAAGAATAAGACTGATGACAGGCCACCCTTCTTCGATTTCAGTACGCTCAAAAGCAAAACCGTGAGGATACTATTGATGTCCACCGGAATATCCGCTTTTGGAATCAATACAccgatattttatttggtaaAACCGGCTCAATGTCACTTTAACCCCTATAACTTTACAACCTTTATACAGAAAATACAAAAGGAGTTGAACAGTTACATCTATACCATAAGCATTTAcccaaataaataaatcttaggGAACTTTTTGATCCCAGGAAAAAGTCTAAACCATAATACCCTATATACTACGAAAAAATTGCTCTTAGAACACTAACAAATCATCAATATCTAACATTCAAATAGTGTAACACTCATAAATCCTTGACTCAGtcaataaatttcgaaaaatatcaataCTAGCAATATTATCCTCCAATTGATGAACTCAGCAATGTTAAAACTCCAGTACGAAATCAAagaacgaataataaataaatgtttcgacGCGAACCTTAATTGTTCCATGTTTCTCCGTTGAATCCCAGGCGCATCAAGTTGAAGAAGAAGGCTTGGGTGACACAGTGATCCTGCTCCAGGCTTACCTCGGCCTAGCCTGGACCCTCGGTTGCGTGGCCTTTGGTCTTCTGGTTGTGCATCGAAGCGTCGAATGCAGGATAGCGCGCCAGTACCTAACGCAAGCGGCGGTGTTCGTATGCGGAGTGTGTATTCTAGCCCTAACCGCCGTCCAAGGGAATTATCACGGATACGTCATGTTCGCCTGGATTTATGGTAGAGTATACTCGGTCGTGATCGAGCCCGCCCTCTCCGATGAAGACATTGCATTTTGACGAACCTGCAATTAACGACTTCGTGCACAAACCGTGTACACTTTATTGTGCCGCTAGAACCACGCAATTACAGTTAGTGGCAATTATTAGAAGACAGAATCACATAAATCTCTTAACGTCCAGTTTTTGTTGTAAACACGTTTTGTTTTACATTCAAAGGATACAGAAGATTAGCGGATCGAATGATACACTTGGCTATCATTGGCGTTCGAATTTGCATACTGTTATAAACGTTTTGAACTGATATAATGCAAACGCTAGTCGATAAATCTTTCGATGAACCTTTTTGTTATGGAGATCATTGACTTTATATCGTGAAACAATGATAATTCATACATGCAGTCATTTGTGAGGGTTGAGAATTTTATACCAGCGTGATTTGTGGACCGCCACGACGCATACGTAATTACGTTTATGAATCTTTTTGCTCGCACAtccgttttataattttgtgacaCGGTAACGGAGTGTCGTGTGCTATTACTAAATTGATTAGAGTTATAATGTTACATATTGCActgtcaatttaaaattgatattctgAGTTTCAATTTATTGGGCTCAGAGTAATATATTTTCCTCTCAGATTGGTAATTAATGTGCAACGaggtttcatttgtttttattaatttataggtATTTTCTGCGGTGGTTACCACTACAGCCTCAAAATGTACACGTACGAAAGAGTCAGGGCGAGAAACTTCGCAAGAACGTGGGGCTTCGTGCAGTGTTCTCAGGCAATACCGATAGCAATCGGAGTTCCGATATCAGGTACCATTTCATTAACGAACAtaaggaaataattgaaaaatgcgATAGTATCGCTCTAAAAAGTTACCAACTATTCACACTATAACAATACCAATTGCTGCATAAAATCAATGTTTACCACAAATTTTCTATAGCAAAAGTGATCAACCCTTTTACTTGGAATTTggattaaaaattaatctacTTGATACAAATATCaaagtttttaatatatatgCGCTAAGTATTTAAATAACCTTCCAAATTAATGTGAAAATCACAAGAAGTTACaaatttatcagaaaaattcatatcatttatctaataatatgtataatcaaGTCAGCTGTAAAATGTCCTGCCACCAAATCCAAATTATCATCAAATTACTTTTTTTCCAGTACAATTAACATTTCTTACAATTAGTAACTTGCGAGGGGAGATACATGCGATATAACAGACTGTATAAATCTCCATGTAAACGACTGCGGACCAGGGTCCgcggaaatatgaaaaattataaccGCTCGGCGGACCGGCCATAATTTTTCCAGGATACATGAACGTTGGCTACGGCGGGAAGGCTGGTTACTATTTCAGCTCCACCTGCGTTCTCGTGGGCAGTTTTACCCTGTTCTTCATTGACCTCCATAGAAGGAATTTGTCGAGGCACAAGCACACCAGGTCTAACGGGACCAAGCATCTTTGCATCTCGGACACGTGCCCGCAAAGACGGCGACTGTCGTTCAGTCAAGAACCGGACAATGACAGTCCTCACGTGGCTGCTGCAGGAGCCGCTGCAGCTGCACTCGTTCTTGGAGCTGAAATCGCACCATCTCCGGGTAAGTATTActtatactaataaataaatcgatACTCAATTTTGTGTAAGTCGTAATCAACTTATGATTTCTTAACACTACGACTTATTGATTTTAAAGTAGACAAAGATATCATTACGAATTTGAGTcaatattataaggcaaagggttaaccatttacactcgagaggttattcactcaccacctgatttcatacggtaaaactacaaaatttgttatttaatactataccttgtacaacgcatcaatttgagaaatattggaataaaatagctttgctcctcaatATACGTGCgatttcgagttagtttcacaaaatatggtCTTTactttcatcggaaaatgtaaaaatatttctagcgaagaacttccgagtgccaaggataataaagtaaaataaatcctAGTAGTAAGATAGTAAATCAGTAGTAAAGTCCTAATAGAGAATTAGTAATAAGATTTTTGTCTTCCGATGGTAGCTTTTGTAACTTACTTTTATTCTAATACTCTTACGTTTCATATATCCCAACGAACTACATTTAGCTCGATATATTTCTACAAATGCcaatcttaaaatcaaaataataaaacaaaatctcAGGGGAATCCTAAGAAATCTTTAATTTCACTGCAGGCGAGATGATCGACGCGTTAGCTCCAGAGAAGCCTGAACTAACGTGCATCTCGGAGGAGGGTATCGCGGACATGGACCTGCCCGACAACATGCTCGAAGATCTAGACTACATCGGCGACTGCATCACTTCCTGCAACAAGGTAGAGAACTATCTGATGCTGTCGGAATTCGAGAACAATCTGATGGCCGAGATACCGATCATCACCGACCGTCGGGGCAGAAGATGGTCCCTGGCTCGTTCAAAGGGCGACCAGTCAACGGCGGATCGAGCCGGAGGACTTCAACCGACCAATGAAGAGCCGAACTCAAAATCGAAGTGGCACGTCGCGAATCTGTCCCCCAACAATAGAGTGATCACCGTGATCGATGAAGCAAGCGCGTAACACGACACATTGCGATCAAGGTCAAGACACCTTGACGAAGGATTGCACCCGAAGATCCATCAGAAGTCGCTGAAGACAATTCTCTGCGTGGATACTTCCTTTCCGGAACTTGTTAATCTTTCTACATACGAGAAAAAATAAGCTGGTCCAATTGTAAGGACGAAGTTATGCTTGCTGTATCTTTCGATTGACGATTGATTGATTGTTATAGTACAAAACTAGAGATTGTCGTTCAATTTTTGTGCGATGCATATTGTTAAGTTGAAATTTCGAGTCGCTTTAATTTCGTTGGGGAGGAATGAAAGGATTTAAGAGGCTAATGGTTTTGATTTCTCTTCTTTGTATTGTTGAGCTGCCAGCAATTGAATTCGTCGTTTGTCTGTTCCTCTCTGATTTTAAGGCATCGCTAGAGAGTATTAGGGGTAGCCTGGCAAACAGTGACACGATAATCTGGACAGTGTTCAGCGCCCGATCCCAGTAAATGAGTCACTTAATTCGCGGTGCAATTAAGGACAATAACATCGTCGGATCTCGACGAGAGGAACCACGGAAATGTTCCGTCCACAGCGAGATAACCTCGACTCGTGTCGGCGTGTTTGTTTAAGCTTCGTGCCGGTTCACTGCCACGTGTAGATTGCAAGGGTTGAACGATCCTCGGTTGAGCAATTGAGACACTAAACGCTATTATATCGATTCAGTGTCTGAACGAACAGTTTTATTTGCAATAACAACATACGATATGCTATTAAGAAAACAACCCCTATTTTAGAATCTCGGTGGATgttaatttccttcttttttaacGAAACAGATTAATCCTGTAACAGTTCCAGAATATAACAAACGGATTTCTTTAACTAATATTCTTGTTATAGATATTCCCCTATAATATTgactgtttatattattataaactgaAATCTAAAATTTACTTTAGTAATCGTAAgccaatttaatataattcacagactattaatattttcgaaacaatatacaaggattaaataaaagtcaattcaatttttttaatttagtcTGACAAGGGTTGCTTctgatataaaaattcaaattcaggaCCTCCACTTACATAGTTAGTTACACTATTTAAGAGCATCAAGAAATTAACAACTTCAATATGAAATCGAGATCGTTTAACTCCTGTCGATGTGAAAAAATATCGAGACCTATATAAAGTCCTCGCAAAGAGAGTGTTTAAGATGAAAGGTCGACGCTTGCACTTAGGCGAAGCTAGCTGATGGTATTGAAACTAGTCCAACCGAAGCTCGTACGCAGCGATAAGTGGCGTAGTATAACGAATAACGAATATTGTACACAGATGCAAGAATTTATCTTTGTACCGTCGTTCGGGACATTTTCGAGAGCTTTCCGACGTGCGTTGTTCGCTCGACCGTTGTCGATTGAACGGCTCGCGAACGGTGCGCAAAAAGTCCCAAAGGCAACGACACCTATTTATTTATCGAGCTATTTATATTAGACAGTACGTACGTCTTAATACGatctatattattatcattaaggtGCTCTGGATTGATCGAGATCGGAAAGAATTTTCGGTGATTCGAATAGAAATTTAGACAGCGAATTTAGTACGCGAACGATTGAACGTTTCTTTTCTGTTGTTAGATTAATCGGATTAAAGCGAGTCGAAAATACTTAGAAGGAAAAGGTGCTAGGGATACGTTTTAATAAACGAAGATCCAACCTAATGGATCATTGTAATTAATCGACGTAATTAATCATTGATTCAGATCCACGTTCAACGAAGAAAGAATCGAATATATTTTACGTTACGTTTATTATCGTTAGCGAGGTGATAATATGTGACTGCTAGTCGACCGTGTTGAGTAAGGAACAACAAGGAACAATAAATTTCACGAAGTACCGTTCATCGCGTGGGACTGCACAATAAACCGAACAACAACTGAACTGCCTATAATTGTAACATTGTAACGTTGTTAATACAAAACGAAATGTGATTTTACCAACTACCTCATTCTACCCACCCCATCTTCTCTTTCTtcactaaccctttgcactcgagaggcaatTCTCGTCgtcgcttgatttgatacagcaaaattctaaagtttggtatttaatgttaaacattgtATAACGCATGGATATACGAAGCATTGGGAATAAAagagctttgttccttaattcacGCGTGATCtctcttcaagttagtttcaaggaatacgctctgtatctcatcagaaaattttTCAGTATTTCCATTGAAGAACTGTcaagtgaaaagggttaattacacgTAGAAACGACACTCCAGCGAACGCTAGAACCGAACTATGTTCCCGTGAACGACGAGTATGAAAGTGCGAATTTCATAACTTTTATAGCGACAGAAGTAAGAAAGAATACtgacgagagaaaaaaagaaataaacagaTTATTCACGGACCAATTAAAGTGTGAAGTGGAGTTCatatgaaattctttttcaaatcCACTTATACCTCCCTTCGTTAACCTACTTTACGACTTTACATTCCTCCGCAATTACCTCGTCCAAACCGAGACACCGCCGGCAGCGCACTTTTGCCGGCGGCGATTCCGACGTAGCATTAATTTCGGTTTACAGCCTTTCCAGTGACGTAAAAGTCCCTCGTGAACGCTTGGAGAAGTGTTTCCTTTAATCGCTGAAAAAGGAACGATTACGCTTATTACAATTCCTCGTATCGAAAGTGTGAGCTCCAAGAGATGCTATACACAACGTAACAACtcgtaaatattcaattaagttgtctgattttattgaaaagaattcatttcttatataataatatcgatATTCTTCTATGACACGtacgaaagtaataaaaatcgaACTGTGTTTATCCCGTACgcgattaaaaatgaattctgtTATCAAGTAACTTCTTTTGCCTGGGTACATTATTGCTTCATTGAAAACTATTTAATCTTTCAACTGATTTACCATATTCCACTCGAAGATTAATCGGTATTTACGGTCCATTTACACGGTAATATAAATTACCATCTTAAATTATCAAGATGAATTTAACGTTATATAATATCAAcaacaatattgaatattccgtCTGTATCTTCACTTTGTAATCATATCTGGAAGCTATTacgaataacaaatattttctcaacAATATATAACGGAAGATTTCACGCgtcattaaaattgaattagttTAACTCGAGCTACACCGGCGCATATTAGATTACAATATCAACAGATGTAATACTAGTAATACTACTTTTATTACAGACTCTTGATAGCCCAGCGCTCGAACGTTTATTACACCCGCTGGCATGCGAGAATTATCGAGCGCGGCCGATTGCGCGCCGGCAATGCTTTATCGATAAATTCTAATTCGCTCTAGTCACGAGCCGACCGCAACATCGATGTAAACCGCAACCGATAACTCAGCAATTTCCGTGCAAACAATTCCCGTGCCCAAAACCTATATAATTGTCTAGCTCAACGCCGAATTGCAAAGAAAATCCTCGCAGTACCActaaaatgaaacataaaaatcgTATTTGCATATCTAATTAAGagttcaaataattcaaaatataactactaatataatacaatataatataaaatatatgctactataatataactaatataatacatatactcGAGTTAGATGGAATTATTAGCAGTTACATTTTGAATTAGTTGAACTCTTAATTCGATatgcaaatacaatttttatgttcGATCTTAGTGGTTTCAATTCTTGATTCAGTCCCCatacattcttttttaaactaaacctaCTTCTACctcggaaactattgagttttggacTCATGTTCACTGccgttttttattcatttagtgAGTCGTACACGGCCTATCATTCGTAcgcaataattttgttacacttTGTATATATACAACAATTTCTTATAACTGTGTCAAAAACTGGAGTCAACACAAATTACTTTTCTGCACCCCTTAATCTCTATAGGTAACATAAAATCAAACATAAAATCAATTCTCTTCACTCTTACCTCTTTCGTGCCACCCACTCCAGATCCTCAGAATTGATATACACGTTTTGCAAAATGTTTTACAAAACTCGTCGATCGTATCACAGTATCTTATAATAACAGTTCGAAATGGTTaattttcttcttgcaatttCTAATCGTGTCATAATTTGTAATGAACAATTCAGAATGAATTGAAACTTCGAGAGTGATGGTTCTCGGAAGGATTTCGTTCGGAATTCGTCGGCGAATAGGTCCGCGACGGAATCACGCGGAGCGTTAAATACGGTTTGCAACGCAATCGTATGCGTTGATCAGCGATTGGCAGATTGCGTACGGCAAGAGGTATGTTCGCAGCGCTGACGGACAGTTGCTTGAAGGCGCCCCATGACGAAGTGCCCCCCTGGCGTAGGCCCAGTCACCTTGCCACGCGAAAACGATAACGGGGAGTCCGATAAAATCCTCGAGGTAAGGTGTCAGGCTTCTTTGAAATCGCTGAACGCGGCGATCAACATTCGCGGAACGTCGAGTTAATTTACTTCTCGGTGGTTCGCGGAACGGGCATACTTAAACAATGATCGTGGCTCAGTTAATCACTGACTTGGTCCGATAATTATACTCGAATAAATTATGATTACGGATGCtgtgtataaatgtatatgcTTGATAATCGTATTTCTTTATGGCGGAATCATCATTTGAATTCTTTagttatcaatatattaattaatagatatcatttttcaaattagTTAGTGGCTAGATAAGTTTTTGAGTATTTTGTAATGGAGATTTTGTAGTATTTGGTAGCGTAAATTgggttcatttaaattttgtcgCCTGTAGAGTGAACGTTTATTATTGCTGATTTCCGGAACCAActtgtaattgaataattatcatTCTTCTTGCATTCTTCGTATTGAAAGTGaagtgaaaaattgtattaatgtaaATCTTTTGGGATGACTTTCTTTGATTAGTAATTCTGtagaaatttaatatcaacTTACGTGCCAATGTGATACAAAATATCAAGactaataaatttcattaggtactgagtgcaaagggtgaatccAGATGTCGACCGAAGCCAAAtcagaaataaagaagaattaataaatcaccgtaagtttcaattttattaaaaatctccTTACCCTCCCACATTTTCGCCATTATAGTCAGCCACTGGCGTCAAAGACAGAACCATaaattaaatctaataaatacaGATATTCTTCGGATCATAAGTTGATGAAAGGAAGTATTCATATTAAAGTAACTCTTGCGAATCTACTTATAAAATTCGTTACAAAACAAGaagttaatttattaatcattgGTGTCACGGATACGTGATTCTGACAGTTAATATAACAAATGTTAATATAACAAATGTCTAACCATCCTATCTCATTCTACGCGCGTCAAATAGTATTCACTCGAATCGTGAGCAACTTGTACTTTGCTTGTGCTTGTACGAAGCATTGTACTTCGATGACAAGGACATATTTTTCAGCATTCTGAAACTAACGAGTGAAGAATGCCGTACGGAAAGCTTCACGTTCTCCCGCTGAGCCTGTTCATCCTGATTCCAGTGACATTTCTAATTACGTAAGTCCATCCGCAGAAAAACGGAGTCCAAtgcattcaattaaattatcttCCAATGTTTTCTTAGCAATAAACCATTTTtgatttcataaagaaatactTGTTGCAATTCCTCGATAGACATGGAACCATCGAACATCGAAGAACGTCAATCGACTGGTTTATAGTTGATCAAGGACGTGATATCGGAAACAACCGTCCGTTCTGTTTCCGATATCGCGATGTAAATCATGATTAGCGTGATGCATTATGTCCCGCTGTGCGCGCATCGTCGCGGGACATTGCTC
The window above is part of the Nomia melanderi isolate GNS246 chromosome 2, iyNomMela1, whole genome shotgun sequence genome. Proteins encoded here:
- the LOC116424707 gene encoding uncharacterized protein LOC116424707 isoform X1; the encoded protein is MDAVAGSSPPNGDTYRRRRNSYSAAVINMPAIADEPLENSRPIEASIKSQQLVQRKSVKLLDNSSLESWSTESSMLKRDLARTPSTDTSRSWNESIEIPEIFLSHPELLSRLAKCRCLLTAKLSISSECQCQCRCQCRCSQCQYYRRKISSCSVSRDHGFLSGFRRKDSSYSVSTCQSILPASSGRNSVASLFHEIKEDPGDVREPIAEAIRQRRHSDQTQSPRGYGGKIGRADNRRRFSEQTATAPAVDPSARRGSATDPTAATKPIIARTSPRFFAEKVAGFAKESSWQPLLHNESLETDPAKDAARNGSREPDCAPRDRRRSSASITPKMMRRRFSEQLILEGGLGSVHDYEDLLLEDDGAEEESFTAINARKRITLKRHYYPEGGWGHVIVMVTVLVQVICHGLQLGSGALLTSSTVKFRENVEHAGWLGAISTGVALLVSPVTIAFCRRKSTRLTAVLGGLVTALGCLFTSFATQFHQLFFSYGTVVGIGVGMTRDCSTLMVAQYFKRRRELVEIFVVSGSGLGIAVMSAFIKGAISKIGWRLGLQAVTGVVFLTFILGTFYRSASLYHPQRRAILHLKNQKRKIKDKNKTDDRPPFFDFSTLKSKTVRILLMSTGISAFGINTPIFYLAHQVEEEGLGDTVILLQAYLGLAWTLGCVAFGLLVVHRSVECRIARQYLTQAAVFVCGVCILALTAVQGNYHGYVMFAWIYGIFCGGYHYSLKMYTYERVRARNFARTWGFVQCSQAIPIAIGVPISGYMNVGYGGKAGYYFSSTCVLVGSFTLFFIDLHRRNLSRHKHTRSNGTKHLCISDTCPQRRRLSFSQEPDNDSPHVAAAGAAAAALVLGAEIAPSPGEMIDALAPEKPELTCISEEGIADMDLPDNMLEDLDYIGDCITSCNKVENYLMLSEFENNLMAEIPIITDRRGRRWSLARSKGDQSTADRAGGLQPTNEEPNSKSKWHVANLSPNNRVITVIDEASA
- the LOC116424707 gene encoding uncharacterized protein LOC116424707 isoform X2, which gives rise to MAATSIGSETSDEQTAKRSSKDSDYPTRNNEEITRRISEELNNDATSETNSLSNHLTENLIDQNKETKNKPIEYSDQPKNNPNSSETDAASFQSSNRKRPSVDFKITDGSQIATPGSSNIPGTSISELASRADSIKSISKDQADSRGSDRVPKNHPDLISDKVEGSAVPAAELARKVVDSLEDSSAGSSGKRRRDVAGSWTSRSTNQDTRSSNDAAAIRGRGSRVEGAECENCGEPHFSQDRQLYLRGYAGYLDGDGYEEKDGNGRAAGHEAPLTAPALYRSRSLPRLSMHDSGVACSGNEQTPADRQTQTAKQLAADLKQLHTLRQHYYPEGGWGWVVLVVGVMVQVLSHGIHGANGIILQQVAAAYGRREYFESGWLGAISTGVALLVSPVTIAFCRRKSTRLTAVLGGLVTALGCLFTSFATQFHQLFFSYGTVVGIGVGMTRDCSTLMVAQYFKRRRELVEIFVVSGSGLGIAVMSAFIKGAISKIGWRLGLQAVTGVVFLTFILGTFYRSASLYHPQRRAILHLKNQKRKIKDKNKTDDRPPFFDFSTLKSKTVRILLMSTGISAFGINTPIFYLAHQVEEEGLGDTVILLQAYLGLAWTLGCVAFGLLVVHRSVECRIARQYLTQAAVFVCGVCILALTAVQGNYHGYVMFAWIYGIFCGGYHYSLKMYTYERVRARNFARTWGFVQCSQAIPIAIGVPISGYMNVGYGGKAGYYFSSTCVLVGSFTLFFIDLHRRNLSRHKHTRSNGTKHLCISDTCPQRRRLSFSQEPDNDSPHVAAAGAAAAALVLGAEIAPSPGEMIDALAPEKPELTCISEEGIADMDLPDNMLEDLDYIGDCITSCNKVENYLMLSEFENNLMAEIPIITDRRGRRWSLARSKGDQSTADRAGGLQPTNEEPNSKSKWHVANLSPNNRVITVIDEASA